A single genomic interval of Streptomyces sp. 1222.5 harbors:
- a CDS encoding cation:proton antiporter regulatory subunit, which yields MGAARTSSTPLPGIGVRYDLTTREDRRVSVVAHRDGSRTLSAYRRDDPGACALSVRLTGGEAEALVDALKPTHHSPTLLSTTELGLVAERIELSSASYWNGRLLGDTRMRTETGVSIVAVLRRAEAIPSPGPGFRLAGGDTLIVIGTREGTDAAAAILGRE from the coding sequence ATGGGCGCCGCGCGCACGAGCAGTACGCCGTTGCCGGGAATCGGGGTCCGGTACGACCTCACCACACGGGAGGACCGCCGTGTGTCCGTGGTGGCCCACCGCGACGGATCGCGAACACTGAGCGCCTACCGCCGCGACGATCCCGGCGCCTGCGCGCTCTCCGTGCGCCTCACCGGCGGTGAGGCGGAGGCACTGGTGGACGCGCTGAAGCCCACGCACCACAGCCCCACCCTGCTCTCCACGACGGAACTGGGTCTGGTCGCCGAGCGGATCGAACTGTCCTCGGCGTCCTACTGGAACGGCCGCCTGCTCGGCGACACCCGAATGCGCACCGAGACCGGCGTGTCGATCGTGGCCGTGCTGCGCCGCGCCGAAGCCATACCCTCCCCCGGCCCCGGTTTCCGGCTGGCCGGCGGCGACACGCTCATCGTGATCGGCACCCGCGAGGGCACCGACGCCGCCGCCGCGATCCTCGGCCGGGAGTGA
- the sph gene encoding sphingomyelin phosphodiesterase — translation MTPFAPRRALTAAVLVLALPAAALAGTATAEAAEPAPAVRVLTYNTFLMSKNLYPNWGQDHRAAEIPKASFFQGNDVVVLQEAFDNSSSDALKSAAAAQYPYQTPVVGRGRTGWDATGGAYSSATPEDGGVTVLSKWPILHKEQYVYKDACGADWWSNKGFAYVVLNVGGSKVHVIGTHAQSTDSGCGAGEAALDRSRQFKAIDTFLDAKNIPADEEVLVAGDLNVDSRSAEYASMLADADLVGADARTGHPYSFDTQENSIAHDRYPDDPREDLDYVLSRAGHARPAGWRNEVVQERSAPWTVSSWGTSYTYTNLSDHYPLRAYAG, via the coding sequence GTGACGCCCTTCGCACCGCGCCGCGCCCTCACCGCGGCCGTGCTCGTCCTCGCCCTGCCCGCGGCGGCGCTCGCCGGCACGGCCACGGCGGAGGCCGCCGAACCCGCTCCGGCCGTGCGGGTTCTGACGTACAACACCTTCCTCATGAGCAAGAACCTGTACCCGAACTGGGGTCAGGACCACCGCGCCGCGGAGATACCGAAGGCGTCCTTCTTCCAGGGCAACGACGTGGTCGTCCTCCAGGAGGCCTTCGACAACTCCTCGTCGGACGCGCTGAAGAGCGCCGCCGCGGCCCAGTACCCGTACCAGACCCCGGTGGTGGGGCGCGGCCGCACCGGGTGGGACGCCACCGGCGGGGCGTACTCGTCGGCCACGCCCGAGGACGGCGGGGTCACCGTGCTGAGCAAGTGGCCGATCCTGCACAAGGAGCAGTACGTCTACAAGGACGCCTGCGGCGCGGACTGGTGGTCCAACAAGGGCTTCGCCTATGTGGTGTTGAACGTCGGCGGCAGCAAGGTGCATGTCATCGGGACGCACGCGCAGTCGACGGACTCCGGATGCGGCGCGGGCGAGGCGGCACTGGACCGCAGCCGGCAGTTCAAGGCGATCGACACGTTCCTGGACGCGAAGAACATTCCCGCGGACGAGGAGGTCCTGGTCGCGGGCGACCTCAACGTGGACTCGCGCAGCGCCGAGTACGCCTCGATGCTCGCCGACGCGGACCTGGTCGGGGCCGACGCCCGGACCGGGCATCCGTACTCCTTCGACACGCAGGAGAACTCCATCGCCCACGACCGCTACCCGGACGATCCGCGCGAGGACCTGGACTACGTCCTCAGCCGGGCCGGCCATGCCCGGCCGGCCGGCTGGCGCAACGAGGTCGTGCAGGAGCGGTCGGCGCCCTGGACGGTGAGCAGCTGGGGTACGTCGTACACGTACACCAACCTCTCGGACCACTACCCACTGCGGGCGTACGCCGGCTAG
- a CDS encoding DedA family protein produces MSTPLPGPLAHLAPLLGHYGYWAVGAVVLVEDFGVPAPGETILLAAGVYAGAGRLSIVAVAAIAFTAAVVGDNIGYLIGRSGGRAFVHRWGRYVFLTPKRFAAAEAFFGRHGGKIVTVARFIEGLRQANGIIAGTTGMRWRRFLAFNALGAALWVGLWATLAYLVGDHITAVYDEIRRYQLHVVAALAALLAGLVLRHLVRRRREP; encoded by the coding sequence ATGTCGACTCCGCTCCCCGGACCGCTGGCCCATCTGGCGCCGCTGCTCGGTCACTACGGCTACTGGGCCGTCGGGGCCGTGGTCCTCGTGGAGGATTTCGGGGTGCCCGCGCCCGGCGAGACGATCCTCCTCGCGGCGGGGGTCTACGCGGGCGCCGGGCGGCTCAGCATCGTGGCCGTGGCCGCCATCGCCTTCACCGCGGCCGTCGTCGGGGACAACATCGGGTACCTGATCGGCCGGTCCGGCGGGCGGGCCTTCGTGCACCGCTGGGGCCGTTACGTCTTCCTGACGCCCAAGCGGTTCGCGGCCGCCGAGGCGTTCTTCGGCCGGCACGGCGGCAAGATCGTGACGGTGGCCCGGTTCATCGAGGGCCTGCGCCAGGCCAACGGCATCATCGCGGGCACCACGGGTATGCGCTGGCGCCGTTTCCTCGCCTTCAACGCCCTCGGCGCCGCCCTGTGGGTCGGTCTGTGGGCCACCTTGGCCTACCTGGTGGGCGACCACATCACCGCCGTCTACGACGAGATCCGGCGCTACCAGCTCCACGTGGTCGCCGCCCTCGCCGCACTGCTCGCCGGCCTCGTCCTACGGCACCTCGTACGACGGCGGCGCGAACCCTGA
- a CDS encoding MFS transporter gives MARETREALVNGATADGERRTGDRPRASGAVARLPRQVREELTRRLRRNKGAFRKDDVQVVEPPLLRRAVGASALGNCMEWFDFGVYSYLAATIGKVFFPGASPAAQVISSFATFAAAFVVRPLGGLVFGPLGDRIGRQKVLATTMIMMAVGTFAIGVIPGYSTIGIAAPVLLLLARMVQGFSTGGEYGGATTFVAEYSPDRRRGFLSSWLDFGTFVGYALGSALVTVLNLTLTDGQMLSWGWRVPFLIAGPLGVIGLYMRLKLEESPAFQQQLDEHEKSLAQESAGSEFKDIIRNHWRPLLICMGLVLLYNVTNYMVTGYLPTYQTETLHRSSGSADLLVLVGMVWIVVLITFLGRLSDRVGRRPLYAVAAAAMIVLAVPAFLLIKAQGTWPPILGVLILSTLLACFAAPSAATLPALFPTAVRYAAMGIGFNIAVAAFGGTTPLVTAALVGATGDDLMPAYYLMLAGVVGLLTVKFLPESAQVPLKGSQPMVGSREERRELITASKELYAFVQEREEARHG, from the coding sequence ATGGCGCGAGAGACGCGGGAGGCGCTCGTGAACGGTGCGACGGCCGACGGTGAACGGCGGACGGGCGACAGGCCGCGGGCGTCGGGTGCGGTCGCGCGGTTGCCGCGCCAGGTGCGGGAGGAACTGACCCGCAGGCTCCGCCGCAACAAGGGGGCCTTCCGCAAGGACGACGTGCAGGTCGTCGAGCCCCCGCTGCTCCGGCGGGCCGTGGGCGCCTCCGCGCTCGGCAACTGCATGGAGTGGTTCGACTTCGGCGTCTACAGCTACCTGGCCGCCACGATCGGCAAGGTGTTCTTCCCGGGCGCCTCGCCGGCCGCCCAGGTCATCTCCTCCTTCGCGACCTTCGCCGCCGCCTTCGTCGTACGGCCCCTCGGCGGGCTGGTCTTCGGGCCGCTGGGCGACCGGATCGGCCGGCAGAAGGTGCTCGCCACCACCATGATCATGATGGCGGTGGGCACCTTCGCCATCGGCGTCATCCCCGGCTACTCCACGATCGGCATCGCCGCGCCCGTGCTGCTCCTGCTGGCCCGGATGGTCCAGGGGTTCTCGACGGGCGGCGAGTACGGCGGCGCGACCACGTTCGTCGCCGAGTACTCGCCGGACCGCAGGCGGGGCTTCCTGTCCAGCTGGCTCGACTTCGGCACTTTTGTCGGCTACGCCCTCGGCTCGGCCCTGGTCACCGTGCTGAACCTGACGCTGACGGACGGCCAGATGCTTTCCTGGGGCTGGCGCGTCCCCTTCCTGATCGCCGGGCCGCTCGGTGTGATCGGTCTCTACATGCGGCTCAAGCTGGAGGAGTCCCCGGCCTTCCAGCAGCAGCTGGACGAGCACGAGAAGTCCCTCGCGCAGGAGTCGGCGGGCAGCGAGTTCAAGGACATCATCAGGAACCACTGGCGGCCGCTGCTGATCTGCATGGGCCTGGTCCTGCTCTACAACGTCACCAACTACATGGTCACGGGCTACCTTCCGACGTACCAGACCGAGACCCTGCACCGCTCCAGCGGCTCCGCGGACCTCCTGGTGCTCGTCGGCATGGTGTGGATCGTCGTCCTGATCACCTTCCTCGGCCGGCTCAGCGACCGCGTCGGCCGGCGGCCGCTGTACGCCGTCGCCGCCGCGGCGATGATCGTGCTGGCCGTGCCGGCCTTCCTGCTGATCAAGGCGCAGGGCACCTGGCCGCCGATCCTCGGGGTGCTCATCCTGTCCACCCTGCTGGCCTGCTTCGCGGCACCCAGCGCGGCCACCCTGCCCGCCCTCTTCCCGACCGCGGTCCGTTACGCGGCCATGGGCATCGGCTTCAACATCGCCGTCGCCGCGTTCGGCGGCACCACCCCCCTGGTCACCGCCGCGCTGGTCGGCGCCACGGGCGACGACCTGATGCCGGCCTACTACCTGATGCTGGCGGGCGTCGTCGGCCTGCTGACCGTCAAGTTCCTCCCCGAGAGCGCCCAGGTCCCGCTGAAGGGCTCGCAGCCGATGGTCGGCTCGCGGGAGGAGCGGCGCGAACTGATCACCGCCTCCAAGGAGTTGTACGCCTTCGTGCAGGAGCGGGAGGAGGCGCGACACGGCTGA
- the mgrA gene encoding L-glyceraldehyde 3-phosphate reductase, with the protein MTYVADPARYDGTMRYRRTGRSGLDLPVLSLGYWHNFGDDRPFETQREIALRAFDLGITHHDLANNYGPPYGSAEVNFGRLMKQDLAPHRDELVVSTKAGWDMWPGPYGQGGGSRKYVLASLDQSLRRMGVDYVDIFYSHRLDASTPLEETMGALDTAVRQGKALYVGISSYDAERTRQAAAILRDLGTPLLIHQPSYSMLNRWIETDGLLDAAQEEGFGVIGFTALAQGLLTGRYLEGLPEDSRAAQGKSFDPAWLTDDMRRRLRALNDIAARRGQTLAQLALAWALRDERVTSLVIGASRTEQLEQNVAALENLDFSTEELAEIDKYATEGGVDLWREARLGTLG; encoded by the coding sequence ATGACGTACGTCGCGGACCCCGCTCGCTACGACGGCACCATGCGCTACCGGCGCACCGGCCGCTCGGGACTGGACCTGCCGGTCCTGTCGCTGGGCTACTGGCACAACTTCGGCGACGACCGCCCGTTCGAGACGCAGCGCGAGATCGCCCTGCGCGCCTTCGACCTCGGGATCACCCACCACGACCTGGCCAACAACTACGGCCCCCCGTACGGCTCGGCCGAGGTCAACTTCGGGCGGCTCATGAAGCAGGACCTGGCGCCCCACCGGGACGAACTGGTGGTCTCCACCAAGGCCGGCTGGGACATGTGGCCCGGCCCCTACGGACAGGGCGGCGGTTCCCGCAAGTACGTGCTGGCCTCGCTGGACCAGTCGCTGCGCCGGATGGGCGTGGACTACGTGGACATCTTCTACTCCCACCGGCTGGACGCGAGCACGCCGCTGGAGGAGACCATGGGCGCGCTCGACACCGCCGTCCGCCAGGGCAAGGCCCTCTACGTCGGCATCTCGTCCTACGACGCCGAGCGCACCCGGCAGGCGGCGGCGATCCTGCGGGACCTCGGCACCCCCCTGCTGATCCACCAGCCGTCGTACAGCATGCTCAACCGCTGGATCGAGACCGACGGCCTGCTGGACGCGGCGCAGGAGGAGGGCTTCGGGGTGATCGGCTTCACCGCGCTGGCCCAGGGGCTGCTGACCGGCCGCTACCTCGAGGGCCTGCCCGAGGACTCGCGGGCCGCGCAGGGGAAGTCCTTCGACCCGGCCTGGCTCACGGACGACATGCGGCGGCGACTGCGCGCCCTGAACGACATCGCGGCCCGGCGCGGGCAGACCCTCGCCCAGCTGGCGCTGGCCTGGGCGCTGCGCGACGAGCGGGTGACCTCCCTGGTCATCGGCGCCTCGCGCACCGAGCAGCTGGAGCAGAACGTGGCCGCGCTGGAGAACCTCGACTTCAGCACCGAGGAACTCGCCGAGATCGACAAGTACGCCACCGAGGGCGGCGTGGACCTGTGGCGGGAGGCCCGGCTCGGCACTCTCGGATGA
- a CDS encoding chitosanase — MVHADRETANPALARRTFVAVLGAVASGALFAGRSAVAAPLAAPGLDDPAKKETAMKLVSSAENSSLDWKAQYKYIEDIGDGRGYTAGIIGFCSGTGDMLDLVRLYTDRKPGNVLAKYLPALRRVNGSDSHSGLDPAYPGDWRKAAQDGAFQRAQNDERDRVYFDPAVAQGKADSLRALGQFIYYDAIVMHGDGDDPTSFRNIRKRALRSAEPPAQGGDETTYLNAFLDARVWAMKQEEAHSDTSRVDTEQRVFLRKGNLDLNTPLDWKVYGDSYHIG; from the coding sequence GTGGTGCACGCAGACCGCGAAACAGCCAACCCCGCCCTCGCCCGCCGGACCTTCGTCGCCGTGCTCGGCGCCGTCGCCTCCGGCGCCCTGTTCGCCGGCCGGAGCGCCGTCGCGGCGCCGCTGGCCGCCCCGGGCCTCGACGACCCGGCGAAGAAGGAGACCGCCATGAAGCTCGTGTCGAGCGCGGAGAACTCCTCGCTCGACTGGAAGGCCCAGTATAAGTACATCGAGGACATCGGCGACGGCCGCGGCTACACCGCCGGCATCATCGGCTTCTGCTCCGGCACCGGTGACATGCTGGACCTGGTGCGGCTCTACACCGACCGCAAGCCGGGCAACGTCCTCGCCAAGTACCTGCCCGCCCTGCGCCGCGTCAACGGCAGCGACTCGCACTCCGGCCTGGACCCCGCCTACCCGGGGGACTGGCGCAAGGCGGCCCAGGACGGGGCGTTCCAGCGGGCCCAGAACGACGAACGCGACCGTGTCTACTTCGACCCCGCCGTCGCCCAGGGCAAGGCCGACTCGCTGCGCGCCCTGGGGCAGTTCATCTACTACGACGCCATCGTCATGCACGGTGACGGCGACGACCCGACCAGCTTCCGCAACATACGCAAGCGCGCCCTGCGCAGCGCCGAGCCCCCGGCCCAGGGCGGCGACGAGACGACGTACCTGAACGCCTTCCTCGACGCCCGGGTGTGGGCGATGAAGCAGGAGGAGGCGCACAGCGACACCAGCCGCGTCGACACCGAGCAGCGGGTCTTCCTGCGCAAGGGCAACCTCGACCTGAACACCCCCCTCGACTGGAAGGTGTACGGCGACAGCTATCACATCGGCTGA
- the pgm gene encoding phosphoglucomutase (alpha-D-glucose-1,6-bisphosphate-dependent), with the protein MPHERAGRPAGPEDLVDVARLVTAYYALHPDPADPAQRVAFGTSGHRGSSLATAFNEDHIAATSQAICEYRADQGTDGPLFLGADSHALSEPAKVTALEVFAANGVTVLVDSEDGYTPTPAVSHAILTYNRGRTSGLADGVVVTPSHNPPADGGFKYNPPSGGPAASDATSWIQDRANQIIAGGLKDVHRLPYTRALAADTTGRYDFLGAYVGDLPSVLDLDAIRAAGVRIGADPLGGASVAYWGRIAEQHRIDLTVVNPHTDPTWRFMTLDWDGQIRMDCSSPYAMASLIEQRDRFRIATGNDADADRHGIVTPDAGLMNPNHYLAVAISYLYRHRERWPAEAGIGKTLVSSTMIDRVAADLGRQLVEVPVGFKWFVDGLVSGALGFGGEESAGASFLRRDGSVWTTDKDGIILALLASEITAVTDRTPSEHYAELTTRFGEPAYARIDAPATREQKALLGKLSPAQVTADTLAGEAVTSVLTEAPGNGAAIGGIKVGTENAWFAARPSGTEDVYKVYAESFLGPEHLARVQEEAQAVVLGALGG; encoded by the coding sequence ATGCCGCACGAGCGAGCCGGCCGGCCGGCCGGTCCCGAGGACCTTGTCGACGTGGCCCGGCTGGTCACCGCGTACTACGCCCTGCACCCGGACCCGGCCGACCCGGCCCAGCGGGTGGCGTTCGGTACCTCGGGGCACCGGGGTTCGTCCCTGGCGACCGCGTTCAACGAGGACCACATCGCCGCCACCAGCCAGGCCATCTGCGAGTACCGCGCGGACCAGGGCACCGACGGCCCCCTCTTCCTGGGCGCCGACAGCCACGCCCTGTCGGAGCCCGCGAAGGTCACCGCGCTGGAGGTGTTCGCCGCCAACGGCGTCACCGTCCTCGTCGACAGCGAGGACGGCTACACGCCCACCCCGGCCGTCTCGCACGCGATCCTCACGTACAACCGGGGCCGCACCTCGGGCCTGGCGGACGGGGTGGTCGTCACCCCCTCGCACAACCCGCCGGCCGACGGCGGTTTCAAGTACAACCCGCCGAGCGGCGGCCCGGCGGCCTCCGACGCCACCTCCTGGATCCAGGACCGCGCCAACCAGATCATCGCGGGCGGCCTGAAGGACGTACACCGTCTGCCGTACACCCGCGCGCTCGCCGCCGACACGACCGGCCGGTACGACTTCCTCGGCGCGTACGTCGGCGACCTGCCGAGCGTGCTCGACCTCGACGCGATCCGCGCGGCCGGCGTCCGCATCGGCGCCGACCCGCTCGGCGGCGCCTCCGTCGCCTACTGGGGGCGGATCGCCGAACAGCACCGCATCGACCTCACGGTGGTCAATCCGCACACCGACCCGACCTGGCGGTTCATGACGCTGGACTGGGACGGCCAGATCCGCATGGACTGCTCGTCGCCGTACGCGATGGCCTCCCTCATCGAGCAGCGCGACCGCTTCCGCATCGCCACCGGCAACGACGCCGACGCCGACCGGCACGGCATCGTCACGCCGGACGCGGGCCTGATGAACCCCAACCACTACCTCGCCGTCGCCATCTCCTACCTCTACCGGCACCGCGAGCGGTGGCCCGCCGAGGCGGGCATCGGCAAGACGCTCGTCTCCTCGACGATGATCGACCGGGTCGCCGCCGACCTCGGCCGCCAACTGGTGGAAGTACCGGTCGGGTTCAAGTGGTTCGTGGACGGACTCGTCAGCGGCGCCCTGGGCTTCGGCGGCGAGGAGTCGGCCGGCGCGTCCTTCCTCCGCCGGGACGGCTCGGTGTGGACCACCGACAAGGACGGCATCATCCTGGCCCTGCTCGCCTCCGAGATCACGGCGGTGACCGACCGCACCCCGTCCGAGCACTACGCCGAACTGACCACCCGTTTCGGCGAGCCCGCCTACGCCCGCATCGACGCCCCCGCGACCCGTGAACAGAAGGCCCTGCTGGGCAAGTTGTCACCGGCCCAGGTCACCGCGGACACGCTGGCCGGCGAGGCCGTCACCTCCGTCCTCACCGAGGCGCCCGGCAACGGGGCCGCCATCGGCGGCATCAAGGTCGGCACCGAGAACGCCTGGTTCGCGGCCCGCCCCTCGGGCACCGAGGACGTCTACAAGGTGTACGCCGAGTCCTTCCTCGGCCCCGAGCACCTCGCCCGGGTGCAGGAGGAGGCCCAGGCGGTGGTGCTGGGGGCGCTCGGCGGCTGA